From Micromonospora rifamycinica, a single genomic window includes:
- a CDS encoding PadR family transcriptional regulator yields MTDRHVHLGPDADPSDMPPPPLPPPPPPPPPPPPPGRVRRPVRMRRGDVRAALLSLLHEQPGNGYQLIRAITDRSGGRWRPSPGSVYPALSQLEDEGLVVTTGTGAERRCHLTDAGHALVTGDPARTHEPWAAAARLVPDAVVEVRAALDGLTAAVNQVTTAGTDAQLDRTARVLESVRRDVYRILAGDDATR; encoded by the coding sequence ATGACGGACCGGCACGTGCACCTGGGGCCCGACGCGGACCCGTCGGACATGCCACCACCACCGCTGCCACCACCACCGCCACCACCACCACCGCCACCGCCGCCGGGCCGGGTCCGACGGCCGGTCCGGATGCGCCGGGGAGACGTGCGGGCGGCGCTGCTCTCGCTGCTGCACGAGCAGCCGGGCAACGGCTACCAGCTCATCCGGGCCATCACCGACCGCAGCGGGGGCCGGTGGCGGCCCAGCCCCGGCTCGGTCTACCCGGCGCTGTCGCAACTGGAGGACGAGGGCCTGGTCGTCACCACCGGCACCGGCGCCGAACGCCGGTGCCACCTCACCGACGCCGGCCACGCGTTAGTGACCGGCGACCCCGCCCGGACACACGAGCCGTGGGCCGCGGCGGCCCGGCTGGTGCCCGACGCGGTCGTCGAGGTCCGGGCCGCGCTCGACGGCCTGACCGCCGCCGTCAACCAGGTCACCACCGCCGGCACCGACGCACAACTCGACCGGACCGCTCGGGTGCTGGAGTCGGTCCGCCGCGACGTCTACCGCATCCTCGCCGGCGACGATGCCACCCGATGA